A single region of the Hippopotamus amphibius kiboko isolate mHipAmp2 chromosome 6, mHipAmp2.hap2, whole genome shotgun sequence genome encodes:
- the FUT9 gene encoding 4-galactosyl-N-acetylglucosaminide 3-alpha-L-fucosyltransferase 9 — MTSASKGILRPFLIVCVILSCFMACLLIYIKPTNSWIFSPMESASSVLKMKNFFSTKTDYFNETTILIWVWPFGQTFDLTSCQAMFNIQGCHLTTDRSLYNKSHAVLIHHRDISWDLTNLPQQARPPFQKWIWMNLESPTHTPQKSGIEHLFNLTLTYRRDSDIQVPYGFLTVSTNPFVFEVPSKEKLVCWVVSNWNPEHARVKYYNELSKSIEIHTYGQAFGEYVNDKNLIPTISTCKFYLSFENSIHKDYITEKLYNAFLAGSVPVVLGPSRENYENYIPADSFIHVEDYNSPSELAKYLKEVDKNNKLYLSYFNWRKDFTVNLPRFWESHACLACDHVKRHQEYKSVGNLEKWFWN, encoded by the coding sequence ATGACCTCAGCATCCAAAGGAATTCTCCGCCCATTTTTAATCGTCTGCGTTATCCTGAGCTGCTTCATGGCATGTCTGCTCATTTACATCAAGCCCACCAACAGCTGGATCTTCAGTCCCATGGAGTCAGCCAGCTCAgtgctgaaaatgaaaaatttcttcTCCACCAAAACTGATTATTTTAATGAAACTACTATTCTGATTTGGGTGTGGCCATTTGGGCAGACCTTTGACCTTACATCTTGCCAAGCAATGTTCAACATCCAAGGATGCCATCTCACGACGGACCGTTCCCTGTACAACAAATCACACGCAGTTCTGATCCATCACCGAGACATCAGTTGGGATCTGACTAATTTACCTCAGCAGGCAAGGCCACCCTTCCAGAAATGGATTTGGATGAATTTGGAATCACCAACTCACACTCCCCAGAAGAGTGGCATCGAGCACCTATTCAACCTGACTCTGACTTATCGCCGCGACTCAGATATCCAAGTGCCTTATGGCTTCTTGACGGTGAGCACAAACCCCTTCGTGTTTGAAGTGCCAAGCAAAGAGAAGTTAGTGTGCTGGGTTGTAAGTAACTGGAACCCTGAGCATGCTAGGGTCAAGTATTACAATGAGCTAAGCAAAAGTATTGAAATCCATACCTATGGGCAAGCATTCGGAGAGTATGTGAATGATAAAAATTTGATTCCTACCATATCTACTTGCAAATTTTACCTTTCCTTTGAAAACTCAATCCACAAAGATTACATCACAGAAAAGCTCTATAATGCTTTCCTGGCTGGCTCTGTGCCTGTTGTTTTGGGGCCATCTAGGGAAAACTATGAGAATTATATTCCagcagattcattcattcatgtggaAGATTATAACTCTCCCAGTGAGCTAGCAAAGTATCTGAAGGAAGTagacaaaaacaataaattatacCTTAGTTACTTTAACTGGAGGAAAGATTTCACAGTAAATCTCCCACGATTTTGGGAATCACATGCATGCTTGGCTTGTGACCATGTGAAAAGGCATCAAGAATATAAATCTGTTGGTAATTTAGAGAAATGGTTTTGGAATTAA